The following coding sequences lie in one Candidatus Palauibacter soopunensis genomic window:
- a CDS encoding nitrile hydratase accessory protein — MTAGAEWGGAARVDAERLAALPPLPADEEGPVFEAPWQAQAFALAVKLSEEGHFTWKEWAGTLADELAAAEARGEPDDGSRYYHHWVAALERLVVDRRLSTSAALDDCKEAWADAYRHTPHGQPVELRRTD; from the coding sequence GTGACGGCCGGGGCCGAGTGGGGCGGGGCCGCACGCGTCGACGCCGAACGTCTCGCGGCGCTCCCTCCCCTGCCCGCTGACGAGGAGGGCCCGGTGTTCGAGGCGCCGTGGCAGGCGCAGGCCTTCGCGCTCGCGGTGAAGCTCTCCGAGGAAGGTCACTTCACCTGGAAGGAGTGGGCCGGAACGCTCGCGGACGAACTCGCCGCGGCGGAAGCGCGCGGCGAACCCGACGACGGCTCCCGGTACTACCACCACTGGGTCGCCGCCCTCGAACGGCTCGTCGTGGACCGCCGGCTGAGCACCTCCGCGGCGCTCGACGACTGCAAGGAGGCGTGGGCGGACGCCTACCGCCACACCCCGCATGGTCAGCCCGTCGAGCTACGCCGCACCGACTGA
- a CDS encoding CapA family protein, which yields MRRPALLALCFAVLAPAGWSDAHAQSLSPIDSETRWTLSAVGDVIMNRRTAPFDHPGDPGFHDLANIIRATDAAFLNLEQSVFRLQEFTGWPAAENGGNYEVGSPETLKDLVDMGFNLYNRANNHSTDYGVEGMRLTNRLMDEWGLIHSGTGENLGWASRPGYLETPKGRIALIGMASTFTPMSRAGKAGPTVQGRPGLNPLRLSTRYEGSPETMAALREVARRQGANVSDDPNAPVRVFGSTVFPGDEDRATVSLNDVDRERVLHEVRNATDQADYVVVNSHSHEPGNAFVTAPAWMEEFARQTIDAGANTFIIHGPHQLRGVEIYKGRPIFYSLANFIFQNETIDPMPSDQRDRYGIPLDRLASEIYDTRFQVDEDGNPTTGFPIGSEWYESVVPVATFEGEEVVEIIFHPIELSWKAPRGRRGTPRIAPEELGRRIIEHLAELSRPYGTEIHYENGVGVWRR from the coding sequence ATGCGCCGCCCCGCTCTCCTGGCCCTCTGCTTCGCCGTCCTCGCGCCGGCGGGCTGGTCCGACGCCCATGCGCAGAGCCTTTCGCCGATCGATTCCGAGACGCGCTGGACGTTGTCCGCGGTCGGCGACGTGATCATGAACCGCCGCACGGCGCCGTTCGATCACCCCGGCGATCCGGGCTTCCACGACCTCGCCAACATCATCCGCGCGACGGATGCCGCGTTCCTGAACCTCGAGCAATCCGTGTTCCGGCTGCAGGAGTTCACCGGCTGGCCGGCGGCGGAGAACGGCGGCAACTACGAGGTGGGCTCGCCCGAGACGCTGAAGGACCTCGTGGACATGGGGTTCAACCTCTACAACCGGGCGAACAATCACTCGACGGACTACGGGGTCGAGGGCATGCGCCTTACGAACCGGCTGATGGACGAGTGGGGCCTGATCCACTCCGGGACCGGCGAGAACCTGGGCTGGGCCAGCCGCCCCGGGTATCTGGAGACGCCGAAGGGCCGGATCGCGCTCATCGGGATGGCGTCGACCTTCACGCCCATGTCGCGCGCCGGGAAGGCCGGGCCCACCGTGCAGGGGCGGCCGGGGCTGAACCCGCTGCGGCTGAGCACGCGCTACGAGGGGTCGCCGGAGACGATGGCCGCGCTGCGGGAGGTGGCGCGCCGGCAGGGTGCGAACGTGTCGGACGACCCGAACGCGCCCGTCCGTGTGTTCGGCTCCACCGTGTTTCCGGGCGACGAGGACCGCGCGACCGTGTCGCTCAACGACGTGGACCGCGAGCGCGTCCTCCACGAAGTGCGGAACGCGACGGATCAGGCCGACTACGTCGTCGTGAACAGCCATTCGCACGAGCCCGGCAACGCCTTCGTGACGGCGCCGGCGTGGATGGAGGAGTTCGCGCGGCAGACGATCGACGCGGGGGCGAACACGTTCATCATCCACGGGCCGCATCAGCTCCGCGGCGTCGAGATCTACAAGGGTCGGCCGATCTTCTACTCGCTGGCGAACTTCATCTTCCAGAACGAGACGATCGACCCCATGCCCTCCGATCAGCGCGACCGCTACGGGATCCCCCTCGACCGGCTCGCGTCGGAGATCTACGACACGCGCTTCCAGGTGGACGAGGACGGGAACCCCACGACGGGCTTCCCCATCGGGTCCGAGTGGTACGAGAGCGTGGTCCCGGTCGCGACCTTCGAGGGCGAAGAGGTGGTCGAGATCATCTTCCACCCGATCGAACTCAGCTGGAAGGCGCCACGCGGGCGGCGGGGGACGCCGCGGATCGCGCCGGAGGAACTGGGCCGCAGGATCATCGAGCACCTCGCGGAGCTGTCGCGTCCCTACGGCACCGAGATCCACTACGAGAACGGCGTCGGCGTCTGGCGACGCTAG
- a CDS encoding CehA/McbA family metallohydrolase: MTARVRRIGLLAGAGLLVSGAAGPAGEGAPSPPHGSEARFVVELEWPRENIARTLGVARSELGMYGRGNPFQTRDIDDLTCVVGPLFALDIEDGFAFDIDEPVDLVVTYAPELTGPFSVGFNDNGGDGIGESATIEPETGSTFATARVTLERARFAAHGIRDTDLAIGGPEGIALCDIEVVRSHATPVPPGYGTLRLAVEDAASGRPIPARFGLYDETGRAPLPSERSVLVHRFVDEVRLLWVNPRTWWPSEHRLAFYVDAEYEARLPVGNYELVATRGPEYRGYRRTIEVRADETTDLTVSLERYADLPAEGWYSGDSHVHIARDHTEDDAVWAQVAAEDIHVANLLEMGNIAVTHFKQPAWGEAGQYVREGHALVSGQEDPRTVQRGHTIHHNLRRPIRQDPESYFLYHRVFEESRAQGGISGYAHMGQLFNGERGLALDVPFDLVDFIEVLQGGRLYDDIWYSFLNLGFNVRPIAGADYPYFGPTLPGVERTYVKLDGPFAPNEWYNAYRSGHTYVSNGPFLEFRVNGREMGSELRVARGESLEIVARAFLNPDIDRLNRLELVVHGEVVATATQTSGDGDRLRLRTQIEADESLWVAVRAFGDRDGERDMTVAHSAPVFVVVEDDPWWKLEAVPDLVARHRAKLQELLTEPIRPAGDLEYWETTRLLEEHWDEQRLQLEPRVQEADARYQALLDRARAATAAFPE; this comes from the coding sequence GTGACCGCCCGCGTCCGCCGGATCGGCCTGCTGGCCGGGGCCGGCCTCCTCGTCTCCGGAGCCGCCGGCCCGGCGGGGGAGGGCGCGCCTTCCCCCCCGCACGGCAGCGAGGCCCGCTTCGTCGTCGAACTCGAGTGGCCGCGGGAGAACATCGCCCGCACGCTCGGCGTCGCCCGCTCGGAACTCGGCATGTACGGCCGCGGCAACCCGTTCCAGACGCGCGACATCGACGACCTGACGTGCGTCGTCGGCCCCCTCTTCGCGCTCGACATCGAGGACGGGTTCGCGTTCGACATCGATGAGCCCGTCGACCTCGTGGTCACCTACGCGCCGGAACTCACGGGCCCGTTCAGCGTCGGGTTCAACGACAACGGTGGCGACGGGATCGGCGAGTCGGCGACCATCGAACCCGAGACCGGCTCGACCTTCGCCACCGCACGCGTGACGCTCGAGCGCGCCAGGTTCGCCGCGCACGGCATCCGCGACACGGACCTCGCCATCGGCGGCCCGGAGGGGATCGCCCTGTGCGACATCGAGGTCGTGCGGAGCCACGCTACGCCCGTCCCGCCCGGCTACGGCACGCTGCGCCTGGCGGTCGAGGATGCGGCGAGCGGGCGTCCGATCCCGGCCCGCTTCGGTCTCTACGACGAGACCGGCCGCGCTCCGCTCCCCTCCGAGCGCTCCGTCCTCGTGCACCGCTTCGTGGACGAGGTCCGGCTCCTGTGGGTGAACCCGCGCACGTGGTGGCCCTCCGAGCACCGCCTCGCCTTCTACGTCGACGCGGAGTACGAGGCTCGCCTCCCGGTCGGCAACTACGAACTTGTCGCGACGCGGGGTCCGGAGTACCGCGGCTACCGGCGGACCATCGAGGTGCGCGCGGATGAGACGACCGATCTCACCGTCTCGCTCGAGCGCTACGCGGACCTACCGGCGGAGGGCTGGTACTCCGGCGATTCCCACGTTCACATCGCGCGCGACCACACCGAGGACGACGCCGTGTGGGCGCAGGTCGCCGCCGAGGACATCCACGTCGCGAACCTGCTCGAGATGGGGAACATCGCCGTCACGCACTTCAAGCAGCCGGCGTGGGGCGAGGCAGGGCAATACGTGCGCGAGGGCCACGCGCTGGTGTCCGGACAGGAGGACCCGCGCACCGTCCAGCGCGGACACACGATCCATCACAACCTGCGCCGCCCCATCCGCCAGGACCCGGAGTCCTACTTTCTCTACCACCGGGTGTTCGAGGAATCGCGCGCCCAGGGCGGGATCTCCGGCTACGCGCACATGGGCCAACTCTTCAACGGCGAGCGGGGGCTGGCGCTCGACGTGCCGTTCGACCTCGTCGACTTCATCGAGGTCCTGCAGGGCGGGCGCCTGTACGACGATATCTGGTACAGCTTCCTCAACCTCGGCTTCAACGTCCGTCCGATCGCGGGTGCAGACTATCCGTACTTCGGGCCCACGCTGCCGGGGGTCGAGCGCACGTACGTGAAGCTGGACGGGCCGTTCGCCCCGAACGAGTGGTACAACGCCTACCGCTCCGGCCACACCTACGTGAGCAACGGGCCCTTCCTCGAGTTCCGCGTGAACGGGCGGGAGATGGGCTCCGAGCTGCGCGTCGCGCGCGGGGAGAGCCTCGAGATCGTGGCCAGGGCCTTCCTCAACCCCGACATCGATCGCCTGAACCGGCTCGAACTCGTCGTCCACGGCGAGGTCGTCGCGACCGCGACCCAAACATCCGGGGACGGCGACCGGCTGCGGCTCAGAACGCAGATCGAGGCCGACGAGAGCCTGTGGGTTGCCGTCCGCGCCTTCGGCGACCGCGACGGGGAGCGGGACATGACGGTGGCGCACAGCGCCCCCGTGTTCGTCGTCGTCGAGGACGATCCGTGGTGGAAGCTGGAGGCCGTGCCCGACCTCGTCGCCCGCCACCGGGCCAAGCTGCAGGAACTGCTCACGGAGCCGATCCGGCCCGCGGGCGACCTCGAATACTGGGAGACGACCCGCCTCCTCGAGGAGCACTGGGACGAGCAGCGCCTCCAACTCGAACCGCGCGTGCAAGAGGCGGACGCCCGCTACCAGGCCCTCCTCGACCGCGCCCGCGCCGCGACCGCCGCATTTCCCGAATGA
- the nthA gene encoding nitrile hydratase subunit alpha: MDESEGRPVDRRGFIKDAAVGAAAFAAPGKLMADQDESHDHSHSHDHDHQDVPPDIALRVRALESVLVEKGMVDSAALDEIVDTYENRVGPRNGAEVVARAWVDPAYRERLLADGTAAIGELGYLGGQGEHMKVVANTPEVHNLVVCTLCSCYPWPTLGLPPVWYKSAPFRARAVIEPRDVLGEFGLDLPENVEIRVWDSTAEIRYLVLPERPAGTEDMTEEELAGIVSRDSMIGVARVEVPSGGPSGGDQ, from the coding sequence ATGGACGAATCGGAAGGGCGGCCGGTCGACCGGCGCGGGTTCATCAAGGACGCGGCAGTGGGTGCGGCCGCATTCGCCGCCCCGGGGAAGCTGATGGCCGACCAGGACGAGTCACACGACCACAGTCACAGCCACGATCACGACCACCAGGACGTGCCGCCGGACATCGCCCTCCGGGTGCGGGCGCTCGAGTCCGTCCTCGTGGAGAAGGGGATGGTGGACTCGGCGGCGCTGGACGAGATCGTGGACACCTACGAGAACCGGGTCGGCCCCCGGAACGGGGCCGAGGTCGTCGCGCGCGCGTGGGTCGATCCCGCGTACCGCGAACGCCTCCTCGCGGATGGGACCGCGGCGATCGGCGAACTCGGCTATCTCGGCGGCCAGGGCGAGCATATGAAGGTGGTGGCGAACACGCCGGAGGTGCACAACCTCGTGGTCTGCACGCTCTGCTCGTGCTACCCGTGGCCGACCCTGGGCCTGCCCCCCGTGTGGTACAAGTCCGCCCCCTTCCGGGCGCGAGCGGTGATCGAACCGCGTGACGTCCTCGGCGAGTTCGGCCTCGACCTCCCCGAGAACGTCGAGATCCGCGTCTGGGACAGCACGGCGGAGATCCGCTATCTCGTGCTCCCCGAGCGGCCGGCCGGCACCGAGGACATGACGGAGGAGGAGTTGGCGGGGATCGTCAGTCGTGACTCGATGATCGGCGTGGCCCGGGTCGAGGTGCCATCCGGAGGCCCGTCGGGAGGCGACCAGTGA
- the nthB gene encoding nitrile hydratase subunit beta translates to MNTIHDMGGMDGFGPIGPEENEPVFHHRWEGRVYALTRAVGPWGRGREWPSFRYTLESIPPVEYLSMSYYERWFRMMTTRLLVSGLISETELETGYPDPGAPRPELLPASNAGAPGAGLLDMDVPARFAPNDRVRARNLHPRGHTRQPRYVRGRLGTVVADYGVYALQDTDEDGRRPLDRRPQHVYSVRFESRELWGERGGARDAVYVDLWEDYLEPA, encoded by the coding sequence GTGAACACGATCCACGACATGGGCGGCATGGACGGCTTCGGCCCGATCGGGCCCGAGGAGAACGAACCCGTCTTCCACCACCGCTGGGAGGGGCGTGTGTATGCGCTCACACGGGCGGTCGGTCCGTGGGGCCGGGGGCGCGAATGGCCCTCCTTCCGCTACACGCTCGAGAGCATCCCGCCGGTCGAATACCTCAGCATGTCCTACTACGAGCGCTGGTTCCGGATGATGACGACCCGGCTCCTCGTGAGCGGGCTCATCTCCGAGACCGAACTGGAGACGGGTTATCCGGATCCGGGGGCGCCGCGGCCGGAGCTGCTCCCGGCTTCGAACGCCGGGGCGCCGGGCGCCGGGCTCCTCGACATGGATGTACCCGCCCGCTTCGCGCCGAACGACCGGGTGCGCGCACGGAACCTCCACCCGCGCGGCCACACCCGGCAGCCGCGTTACGTGCGTGGACGGCTGGGGACGGTGGTCGCGGACTACGGCGTCTACGCGCTGCAGGACACGGACGAGGACGGACGGCGTCCCCTCGACCGCCGCCCGCAACACGTCTACTCGGTGCGCTTCGAGTCGCGGGAACTGTGGGGCGAGCGGGGCGGCGCGAGGGACGCGGTGTACGTGGACCTGTGGGAAGACTACCTGGAGCCGGCGTGA
- a CDS encoding D-aminoacylase: protein MEEASTPAGPFDVLITGARIVDGAGNPWVRGDVGLRGDRIAAVGNLSGHPATRTIDAADRVVSPGFIDMMGQSSVVLVTDPPSAESKLRQGITTYLSGEGGSAAPQSDATQPEGPVVNGEELRWRTYAEYFAHVERIGIPINVVHDVGLTQVRRVVLGEEDVQPTPEQLEEMKALVRQAMEDGAVGTSTSLIYPPAVYATTEELVELTRVAGEYGGTYFTHMRNESHSVLEAIREAIEIGVRAGTPVHIYHLKAAGQENWPLMAEALALIDSARVAGIDVTADIYPYIRNGIGLGSFLHPRHYAGGRAPFLETLSDPAVRAELRREVETTSDWENWYRHVGMDWDKVLIVSAPDEVDARVINLSVAEAADLLGTDPWDAFFDLVRAGGVSVNPESMNEEQKWQALRAEFVMIDTDASPVNPATTASSHPRAFGAFPRVIAKYVREDGILSLEDAVRRMTSLAARRLGLADRGLIAPGMAADLVIFDPEEVRDMARFGDAMRYAEGMDYVFVNGVPVIDDGALTEAQPGRLLRRETGGGL from the coding sequence ATGGAGGAGGCGTCGACGCCGGCGGGGCCGTTCGACGTGCTGATCACCGGGGCGCGGATCGTGGATGGGGCGGGGAATCCCTGGGTGCGGGGCGACGTCGGCCTCCGCGGCGACCGGATCGCGGCCGTCGGGAACCTCTCGGGCCACCCGGCGACGCGCACGATCGACGCGGCGGACCGCGTGGTGAGCCCCGGCTTCATCGACATGATGGGCCAGTCGAGCGTCGTCCTCGTCACGGATCCTCCGAGCGCCGAGAGCAAGCTCCGGCAGGGCATCACGACCTACCTCTCCGGCGAAGGCGGGTCGGCCGCGCCCCAGAGCGACGCCACCCAGCCCGAGGGCCCGGTCGTGAACGGCGAGGAACTGCGCTGGCGGACGTACGCCGAGTACTTCGCGCACGTCGAGCGCATCGGGATCCCGATCAACGTGGTCCACGACGTGGGACTCACACAGGTGCGGCGCGTGGTTCTGGGCGAGGAGGACGTGCAGCCGACGCCCGAGCAACTCGAGGAGATGAAGGCGCTCGTCCGGCAGGCGATGGAGGACGGCGCCGTCGGGACCTCCACCTCCCTCATCTATCCGCCCGCCGTGTACGCGACGACGGAGGAACTCGTCGAACTCACGCGCGTCGCTGGCGAGTACGGCGGCACCTACTTCACGCACATGCGGAACGAGTCGCATTCCGTGCTGGAGGCGATCCGCGAGGCGATCGAAATCGGCGTCCGCGCCGGCACCCCCGTCCACATCTACCACCTCAAGGCGGCGGGACAGGAGAACTGGCCGCTGATGGCCGAGGCCCTCGCCCTCATCGATTCGGCGCGCGTGGCCGGGATCGACGTGACGGCGGACATCTATCCCTACATCCGGAACGGAATCGGCCTCGGGTCCTTCCTCCACCCGCGGCACTACGCGGGCGGCAGGGCTCCCTTTCTGGAGACCCTGTCCGACCCCGCGGTGCGGGCCGAACTCCGACGCGAGGTGGAGACGACGTCGGACTGGGAGAACTGGTACCGCCACGTGGGAATGGACTGGGACAAGGTCCTCATCGTCTCGGCCCCCGACGAGGTGGACGCGCGGGTGATCAACCTCTCGGTCGCCGAGGCGGCGGACCTCCTCGGGACCGATCCCTGGGACGCGTTCTTCGATCTCGTGCGGGCCGGCGGCGTGAGCGTGAACCCGGAGAGCATGAACGAGGAGCAGAAATGGCAGGCGCTCCGGGCCGAGTTCGTGATGATCGATACCGACGCTTCCCCCGTGAACCCCGCGACCACGGCGAGTTCGCATCCGAGGGCGTTCGGGGCCTTCCCGCGCGTCATCGCGAAGTACGTGAGGGAGGACGGGATCCTGAGTCTGGAGGACGCCGTGCGCCGCATGACGTCGCTCGCCGCCCGCCGCCTGGGGCTCGCGGACCGGGGCCTGATCGCGCCGGGGATGGCGGCGGACCTCGTCATCTTCGATCCGGAGGAGGTACGGGACATGGCCCGGTTCGGGGACGCGATGCGCTATGCCGAGGGGATGGACTACGTGTTCGTGAACGGCGTGCCCGTGATCGATGACGGCGCGCTGACGGAAGCACAGCCCGGCAGGCTCCTGCGCCGGGAGACGGGAGGGGGCCTGTGA
- a CDS encoding amidohydrolase, with protein MATILPSRAGVALAALGFAALGLAACSEAPSEAADLVLVDGEILTMGEPGTVEALAVADGRVAAVGTSEEVRALAGPDTRVVELGGRTVIPGLTDNHYHGIGGGPGVDLTGARSMADVIDAIAAAALETAPGELIVTNRDWHEGQLAEHRLPYRDDLDGAAPGQPVVVVRGGHEYVLNSAALARWGVDESTPEVPGGRIGRYPDGRLNGELVDRAKDLVTLPAAAPPAPAAVLDALAEEYAALNARGLTSIRYPGGPPEQYRAIERLRDEGRLTLRVNYVLRAPRGAGAPPLADALATWPAMDEGDEWLRVGGVKLGVDGGFEGGLMREPYEEPWGEGGTFHGLQTVPTERFIETVRELHRQGWRVATHAVGDAAIDLVLDGYEAAHADAPIDGLRWVIEHGFIPRDDHFPRMRALGLSVTAQNHLYVAAPSLVKYWGAERAAWTTPVRAYLDAGIPVSLGTDSPVIPWDPWWMLHHFTTRGTISAGVLDPAQAITREEALRAATSAYAHLTFEENEKGTLEVGMAADLVVTTDHVLECEDPCLESMEVDLTVVGGRIVYER; from the coding sequence ATGGCGACGATCCTGCCTTCACGAGCCGGGGTCGCGCTGGCAGCGCTTGGGTTCGCGGCGCTTGGACTCGCGGCTTGCTCGGAGGCCCCGTCGGAGGCGGCGGATCTCGTCCTCGTCGACGGGGAGATCCTCACGATGGGGGAGCCGGGAACGGTGGAGGCACTGGCGGTCGCCGACGGCCGCGTGGCGGCGGTGGGAACTTCGGAAGAAGTTCGGGCGCTCGCGGGGCCGGACACACGGGTCGTCGAACTGGGCGGCCGCACCGTGATCCCCGGGCTCACCGACAACCACTACCACGGCATCGGGGGCGGCCCCGGCGTCGACCTGACGGGCGCGCGATCGATGGCGGACGTGATCGACGCGATCGCCGCCGCCGCGCTCGAGACCGCGCCCGGCGAGTTGATCGTCACGAACCGCGACTGGCACGAGGGGCAGCTTGCCGAGCACCGCCTCCCCTACCGTGACGACCTCGACGGCGCGGCGCCCGGGCAGCCGGTCGTCGTCGTCCGCGGCGGGCACGAGTACGTGCTGAACAGCGCGGCGCTTGCCCGCTGGGGCGTCGACGAATCGACGCCGGAGGTGCCGGGCGGCCGCATCGGACGCTACCCGGACGGGCGGCTGAACGGCGAACTCGTCGACCGCGCCAAGGACCTCGTGACGCTGCCGGCGGCCGCGCCGCCCGCCCCGGCCGCCGTCCTCGACGCGCTGGCCGAGGAATACGCCGCGCTCAACGCCCGCGGCCTGACCAGCATCCGTTACCCGGGCGGCCCCCCGGAGCAGTACCGGGCCATCGAGCGCCTAAGGGACGAGGGCCGGCTCACCCTGCGCGTGAACTACGTCCTCCGCGCCCCCCGGGGCGCCGGGGCGCCGCCGCTCGCCGACGCCCTCGCCACGTGGCCGGCCATGGACGAGGGCGACGAATGGCTCCGCGTCGGCGGCGTGAAGCTCGGCGTGGACGGCGGCTTCGAGGGCGGCCTCATGCGCGAGCCGTACGAGGAACCCTGGGGCGAGGGCGGCACCTTCCACGGCCTCCAGACCGTGCCCACCGAGCGCTTCATCGAGACCGTCCGCGAACTTCACCGGCAGGGCTGGCGGGTGGCGACGCACGCGGTGGGCGACGCGGCCATCGACCTCGTTCTCGACGGCTACGAGGCCGCGCACGCCGATGCGCCGATCGACGGCCTCCGCTGGGTCATCGAACACGGGTTCATCCCCCGGGACGACCACTTCCCGCGCATGCGGGCGCTCGGCCTCTCGGTGACCGCGCAGAACCACCTCTACGTGGCGGCACCGAGCCTCGTGAAGTACTGGGGGGCGGAGCGCGCCGCCTGGACCACGCCCGTGCGCGCCTACCTCGATGCCGGGATTCCGGTGTCGCTGGGGACGGACTCCCCCGTCATCCCCTGGGACCCGTGGTGGATGCTGCACCACTTTACGACGCGCGGCACGATCAGCGCGGGCGTGCTGGATCCGGCCCAGGCGATCACGCGCGAGGAGGCACTGCGCGCGGCGACAAGCGCCTACGCGCATCTCACCTTCGAAGAGAACGAGAAGGGGACGCTCGAGGTCGGGATGGCCGCCGACCTCGTCGTGACGACAGACCATGTGCTGGAGTGCGAGGACCCATGCCTGGAATCGATGGAGGTCGATCTGACCGTCGTGGGCGGCCGGATCGTGTACGAGCGGTGA